A window of Streptomyces sp. DG1A-41 contains these coding sequences:
- a CDS encoding 3-oxoacyl-ACP reductase — MTAQDTICRRLVGRTAVVTGAGSGIGLAAARRLASEGAHLVCGDVDEVRGKAAAEETGGIFVRVDVTDPEQVEALFKTAHDTYGSVDIAFNNAGISPPDDDSILETGLEAWKRVQEVNLTSVYLCCKAAIPYMRRQGKGSIINTASFVARMGAATSQISYTASKGGVLAMSRELGVQFAREGIRVNALCPGPVNTPLLQELFAKDPERAARRLVHIPLGRFAEAEEIAAAVAFLASDDSSFVNATDFLVDGGITGAYVTPL; from the coding sequence GTGACTGCTCAGGACACCATCTGCCGCCGACTGGTCGGCCGTACCGCCGTCGTCACCGGAGCCGGCAGCGGCATCGGCCTCGCCGCCGCCCGCCGCCTCGCCTCCGAGGGCGCGCACCTCGTCTGCGGCGACGTCGACGAGGTCCGCGGCAAGGCGGCCGCCGAGGAGACCGGCGGCATCTTCGTGAGGGTGGACGTCACCGACCCCGAGCAGGTCGAGGCCCTCTTCAAGACGGCCCACGACACCTACGGCAGCGTCGACATCGCCTTCAACAACGCCGGCATCTCCCCGCCCGACGACGACTCCATCCTGGAGACCGGCCTGGAGGCCTGGAAGCGCGTCCAGGAGGTCAACCTCACCTCCGTCTACCTCTGCTGCAAGGCCGCCATCCCGTACATGCGGCGCCAGGGCAAGGGCTCGATCATCAACACGGCGTCCTTCGTGGCGAGGATGGGCGCCGCCACCAGCCAGATCTCGTACACGGCCTCCAAGGGCGGCGTCCTCGCCATGTCCCGCGAACTGGGCGTGCAGTTCGCCCGGGAGGGCATCCGGGTCAACGCCCTGTGCCCCGGCCCGGTCAACACCCCGCTCCTCCAAGAGCTGTTCGCCAAGGACCCGGAGCGCGCCGCGCGCCGCCTGGTGCACATCCCGCTGGGCCGGTTCGCCGAGGCCGAGGAGATCGCCGCAGCCGTGGCCTTCCTCGCCAGTGACGACTCCTCCTTCGTGAACGCCACCGACTTCCTGGTCGACGGCGGGATCACGGGGGCCTACGTCACACCCCTGTAA
- a CDS encoding DUF2510 domain-containing protein — MTPPPGWYPDPHGPHLQRWWDGTAWTEHRRAPGAPTGPVPPPPGGGTGRARAVALIAAGAVLVAAIVTGAVVLVDDGGGTQTSTAPTSELPAPIGPTEPTPEASTSEPSSDDPAVVEDQLNGVTFPLLDGWVRPQHVAQDDVVMTTDGTYDCPAGVGLCRHGLVFSRTVTESDEQSPEVLAKADIKDAADEAYDRDELGRELYGGIESHQQVKSGPVAVAGRAGYLVRWRVRTAKGPGGYVQSLVFPSSVGTESPVLVRYVFDSGEKGPPLADMDRITKGIRPFGDADTGGGVGSSIGPADRFPGG; from the coding sequence ATGACGCCACCGCCCGGCTGGTATCCCGACCCGCACGGCCCGCATCTGCAACGCTGGTGGGACGGCACGGCCTGGACCGAGCACCGCCGTGCGCCCGGGGCACCCACGGGCCCGGTGCCCCCGCCCCCGGGCGGCGGCACCGGGCGCGCGAGGGCCGTCGCCCTCATCGCCGCAGGAGCCGTGCTCGTCGCGGCGATCGTCACCGGAGCCGTCGTGCTGGTCGACGACGGCGGCGGCACGCAGACGAGTACGGCCCCGACGTCCGAACTCCCGGCCCCGATCGGGCCGACGGAGCCGACTCCCGAGGCGTCCACGTCCGAGCCGTCCTCCGACGACCCGGCCGTCGTCGAGGACCAGCTCAACGGCGTCACCTTCCCGCTGCTCGACGGCTGGGTCCGGCCGCAACACGTGGCCCAGGACGACGTCGTCATGACGACCGACGGCACCTACGACTGCCCCGCCGGCGTCGGCCTCTGCCGCCACGGCCTCGTCTTCTCCCGCACGGTGACCGAAAGCGACGAGCAGTCCCCCGAGGTCCTCGCCAAGGCGGACATCAAGGACGCGGCCGACGAGGCCTACGACCGCGACGAACTCGGCCGCGAGCTCTACGGGGGCATCGAGTCGCACCAGCAAGTGAAGTCCGGGCCGGTCGCGGTGGCGGGCCGCGCCGGGTACCTCGTGCGCTGGCGCGTGCGGACCGCCAAGGGGCCCGGCGGCTACGTCCAGTCGCTCGTCTTCCCGTCCAGCGTCGGCACCGAGTCGCCCGTCCTCGTCCGCTACGTCTTCGACTCGGGCGAGAAAGGACCGCCGCTCGCCGACATGGACCGCATCACCAAGGGCATCCGGCCGTTCGGTGACGCGGACACGGGCGGCGGCGTGGGCAGCAGCATCGGCCCCGCGGACCGATTCCCCGGCGGCTGA